Proteins encoded within one genomic window of Sulfoacidibacillus ferrooxidans:
- a CDS encoding DHHA1 domain-containing protein has product FVKEGLRQINRSPSVGIHALADVANSKQGVTSTHVAFQLAPRINAIGRLAHAKRAVELLLADDPIEAERLALEANGLNQKRQVIQEHIYISALAQIEEHAWTDQTLVVAGEAWHEGVIGIVTGELTQNLYKPTLCLSIKDGVAKGSGRSVPGVDLYALLQAVQAQTGIFTAFGGHAAAAGFSLPADRINDLRSAWATVAQDIEWEPPHIDVDAPLHVHELTPQFIADLKRLEPFGQANPEPIFFLRDVHIGDVQTMGAKQQHLRARVKEGTGRSYSLVAFGEGERVSQWLERTRRHVLVHVEENRYRDMVQIQMRLVEAK; this is encoded by the coding sequence TCTTCGTTAAGGAAGGCTTGCGTCAGATCAATCGGTCTCCAAGCGTAGGCATCCATGCACTAGCTGATGTGGCTAACAGCAAGCAAGGTGTAACGTCAACACACGTGGCGTTCCAGTTGGCTCCTCGAATCAATGCCATCGGTCGTCTGGCTCATGCCAAGCGTGCGGTTGAACTGCTTCTTGCAGATGATCCAATAGAAGCAGAACGTCTAGCGCTTGAAGCGAATGGACTCAATCAAAAGCGACAAGTCATTCAAGAGCACATCTACATATCAGCGCTAGCTCAGATCGAAGAACACGCTTGGACAGATCAAACACTCGTTGTCGCAGGTGAAGCATGGCATGAAGGGGTTATCGGCATCGTCACAGGGGAACTCACTCAAAACCTGTACAAGCCTACGCTGTGCCTGTCGATCAAAGATGGCGTCGCCAAAGGATCAGGACGGAGTGTACCTGGTGTGGATCTCTATGCGTTATTGCAAGCTGTGCAAGCACAAACGGGTATCTTCACCGCGTTTGGTGGCCACGCAGCGGCGGCAGGTTTCTCCTTACCTGCAGATCGAATCAACGACTTGCGGAGTGCATGGGCAACGGTCGCACAGGATATCGAGTGGGAACCACCGCATATCGATGTGGATGCACCGCTACACGTGCATGAGTTGACACCGCAGTTCATCGCCGATCTGAAACGACTTGAACCGTTTGGCCAAGCGAATCCAGAGCCTATTTTCTTTTTGCGCGATGTACACATTGGGGATGTACAGACGATGGGTGCCAAACAGCAACACCTACGCGCACGTGTGAAAGAAGGAACGGGACGTAGCTATTCGCTCGTCGCGTTTGGAGAAGGGGAACGGGTTTCACAATGGCTAGAACGGACCAGGCGTCATGTGCTTGTCCATGTAGAGGAGAACCGCTATCGGGACATGGTACAGATTCAGATGCGATTGGTGGAGGCGAAATGA